One genomic region from Candidatus Borkfalkia ceftriaxoniphila encodes:
- a CDS encoding ABC transporter permease: MTKIQFSRKQLCIPYAVFLALFVIVPMLLILFYAFTGTDGRFTFENFLNFFTSTAKLSTLLMSFTIAIITTAFCLVIAYPVAYLLARSKFKRKNVLLMLFILPMWINFVLRITALRELLDWVGLLGTQNYLNTIIGMVYDFLPFMILPLYTTLEKLDTSLMEAASDLGGNAFTVFTKVTFPLSMPGVISGITMVFMPSMTNYVISDTLSNFNITILGKLIDEYFTTYNNWHMGSMISIILLILIFITMALTGGFRSNGQKDARGAHLW, translated from the coding sequence ATGACAAAGATACAATTTTCCAGAAAACAACTGTGCATTCCCTACGCAGTGTTTCTCGCGCTTTTCGTCATCGTGCCCATGCTGCTCATTCTGTTTTACGCCTTTACGGGCACGGACGGGCGGTTCACGTTTGAAAATTTTCTGAACTTTTTCACGAGTACGGCAAAACTGAGCACGCTTCTGATGAGTTTTACCATCGCCATCATCACGACGGCGTTCTGCCTCGTCATCGCCTATCCCGTCGCCTACCTTCTGGCACGCAGCAAGTTCAAGCGCAAAAACGTGCTTTTGATGCTGTTCATTCTGCCCATGTGGATCAATTTCGTGCTCCGCATCACGGCGCTGCGCGAACTTCTGGATTGGGTGGGACTTCTGGGTACGCAAAATTATCTGAATACGATCATCGGCATGGTCTACGACTTTCTGCCCTTTATGATCCTGCCCCTGTACACGACGCTGGAAAAACTCGATACCAGCCTGATGGAGGCGGCGTCCGATCTGGGCGGAAACGCCTTTACCGTGTTCACGAAAGTGACCTTTCCCCTCTCCATGCCCGGCGTCATCAGCGGCATCACCATGGTCTTTATGCCGAGCATGACCAACTACGTCATCAGCGACACACTCAGCAATTTCAATATCACCATTCTGGGAAAACTCATCGACGAATACTTCACCACTTATAACAACTGGCATATGGGCTCGATGATCTCCATTATTTTGCTCATACTCATATTCATCACCATGGCGCTGACGGGCGGGTTCCGCTCCAACGGACAGAAAGACGCGAGGGGGGCCCATTTATGGTAA
- the pflB gene encoding formate C-acetyltransferase has protein sequence MQKEFQHGKYEEEINVRDFIQTNYTPYTGDAAFLAKPTARTNQMMEKVNALLKAESEKGGVLDVDTERVSSLLSYPAGYIDRENELIVGLQTDEPLKRGVNPFGGIRMARQACEAYGYKLSDLIETEFKYKTTHNDGVFHVYTDEMRAARHAGLITGLPDAYGRGRIIGDYRRVALYGVDKLIEEKEKDRKLYGKKLMDENNIRALEELYKQIEFLGQLKKMASLYGFDISRPAQNAKEAIQWTYFGYLAAIKEQNGAAMSLGRVSTFFDIYIERDIAAGILDEEGAQEIIDDFVIKLRITRQLRTPEYNDLFGGDPTWTTESVGGMGEDGRTLVTKTSFRILNTLYTLGAAPEPNLTVLWSENLPQPFKNFCAKVSIDTDSIQYENDDVMRPLYGDDYGIACCVSAMKIGKQMQFFGARVNLAKLLLLTLNGGRDEKTGKQIAPAGERFEGPLDYEKVWKAFRTYESWMCDLYVNILNVIHYMHDKYAYEKIQMALHDTEVERFLACGVAGLSVITDSLSAIKYAKVTPVYNDEGLIYDFKIEGEFPKYGNDDDAVDDIAVEILKSFSSQLKKTPAYRNALHTLSVLTITSNVVYGKKTGATPDGRAADEPFAPGANPMHNRDLSGALASLNSVAKLPYETCRDGISNTFSIVPSALGKNREERAENLCDLLDGYFGQGAHHLNVNVFDRAKLVAAMEHPELYPNVTIRVSGYAVNFHKLSKAHQLEVLKRTYHERV, from the coding sequence ATGCAAAAAGAGTTTCAACACGGAAAGTACGAAGAGGAGATCAATGTAAGGGATTTTATTCAGACGAATTATACGCCTTATACGGGCGACGCGGCGTTTTTGGCAAAACCCACCGCGCGCACGAATCAAATGATGGAAAAAGTCAACGCGCTTTTGAAAGCGGAAAGCGAGAAAGGCGGCGTGCTCGACGTAGATACCGAAAGGGTATCTTCGCTTTTATCCTATCCCGCGGGCTATATCGACCGCGAAAACGAACTGATCGTCGGTTTGCAGACGGACGAACCCTTAAAGCGCGGAGTCAATCCCTTCGGCGGGATCCGCATGGCGCGGCAGGCGTGTGAAGCGTACGGCTACAAATTGTCCGACCTCATCGAAACGGAATTCAAATACAAGACCACGCATAACGACGGCGTCTTTCACGTCTATACCGACGAAATGCGCGCCGCCCGCCACGCGGGGCTAATCACGGGACTTCCCGATGCGTACGGCCGCGGGCGCATTATCGGGGATTACAGGCGCGTCGCTCTCTACGGTGTGGATAAACTCATCGAGGAAAAGGAAAAAGACCGGAAACTGTACGGCAAAAAGTTGATGGATGAGAACAATATCCGCGCTTTGGAGGAACTTTACAAACAAATCGAATTTCTCGGTCAGTTGAAAAAAATGGCAAGTCTGTACGGCTTCGATATTTCCCGTCCCGCGCAAAATGCGAAAGAGGCGATCCAATGGACGTATTTCGGCTATCTCGCCGCCATCAAGGAGCAGAACGGCGCGGCGATGAGCCTGGGGCGCGTGAGCACTTTCTTCGATATTTATATCGAGCGCGACATCGCCGCGGGGATTCTGGACGAAGAGGGGGCGCAGGAGATCATCGACGATTTCGTCATCAAACTGCGCATTACGCGGCAACTGCGTACGCCCGAATACAACGATCTGTTCGGCGGCGATCCCACCTGGACGACGGAGAGCGTGGGCGGCATGGGGGAAGACGGCAGGACGCTCGTCACGAAAACTTCTTTCAGGATCCTCAACACGCTGTATACGCTGGGCGCCGCGCCCGAACCCAATCTCACGGTGCTCTGGTCGGAAAACCTGCCGCAGCCTTTTAAAAATTTCTGCGCCAAAGTTTCCATCGACACCGATTCCATTCAGTATGAAAACGACGACGTGATGCGCCCGCTCTACGGCGACGATTACGGCATCGCCTGCTGCGTATCCGCTATGAAGATCGGGAAACAGATGCAGTTTTTCGGCGCGCGCGTCAACCTCGCTAAACTTTTGCTTTTGACGCTCAACGGCGGCCGCGACGAGAAGACGGGCAAACAGATCGCGCCCGCGGGCGAACGATTCGAGGGCCCGCTCGATTATGAAAAAGTGTGGAAAGCATTCCGTACATACGAGAGTTGGATGTGCGATCTGTACGTAAATATTCTGAACGTCATTCACTATATGCACGACAAGTACGCCTATGAAAAAATTCAGATGGCGCTGCACGATACCGAAGTGGAGCGTTTTCTTGCCTGCGGCGTGGCGGGACTTTCGGTCATCACGGATTCGCTTTCCGCCATCAAATACGCGAAAGTGACGCCTGTGTACAACGACGAGGGATTGATCTACGACTTTAAGATCGAGGGTGAATTCCCCAAATACGGCAATGACGACGATGCGGTGGACGATATTGCGGTGGAAATTCTGAAAAGTTTTTCCTCGCAACTCAAAAAGACGCCCGCTTACCGCAATGCTCTGCACACGCTTTCCGTGTTGACTATCACTTCCAACGTGGTCTACGGCAAAAAGACGGGGGCGACGCCCGACGGAAGAGCGGCCGACGAACCTTTCGCGCCCGGTGCGAATCCCATGCATAACCGCGATCTGAGCGGCGCGCTGGCGTCTTTGAATTCGGTCGCGAAACTGCCTTACGAAACGTGCCGCGACGGTATTTCCAATACTTTTTCCATCGTGCCTTCCGCGCTCGGCAAAAACCGCGAGGAGCGCGCGGAGAATTTGTGTGATCTGCTGGACGGATATTTCGGGCAGGGGGCGCACCATCTCAACGTAAATGTGTTCGACCGCGCGAAACTTGTGGCTGCCATGGAGCATCCCGAACTGTATCCCAACGTCACCATCCGCGTTTCGGGGTATGCGGTCAATTTCCACAAACTGTCCAAAGCGCACCAGTTGGAAGTTTTAAAACGTACGTATCATGAAAGAGTATAA
- a CDS encoding NAD(P)/FAD-dependent oxidoreductase, whose amino-acid sequence MKKLVIIGKGPAGISAALYAVRGGLDVTIVAKDGGALQKADKIDNYYGFDGGISARKLLEDGENQARTLGVQFVTDEVVGVEFAESGFAVKTLSKDLEANAVVLACGTSRNVPPIENIEKFEGRGVSYCAICDGFFFRKKKVGVIGNAGYAKSEYGVLKNIIDDVTILTDGEQPSFDSLPFTDKKIKSFEGGEKLEEVVFEDGTREKYDGVFVACGSAGAFELAKKLGLEIDGNKIVTDDKRATNIPGVYAAGDCVKGLQQIAKAVYDGMLAGTQAIQYLKKN is encoded by the coding sequence ATGAAAAAACTGGTAATCATAGGCAAGGGCCCCGCGGGCATTTCCGCGGCGCTATACGCCGTCAGAGGCGGCCTGGACGTGACGATCGTTGCCAAGGACGGAGGCGCGCTGCAAAAGGCGGATAAGATAGACAATTATTACGGATTCGACGGCGGTATCTCCGCGCGAAAACTGTTGGAGGACGGCGAAAACCAGGCGCGGACGCTGGGCGTTCAGTTCGTGACCGACGAAGTGGTCGGCGTCGAGTTCGCGGAAAGCGGATTTGCCGTCAAGACGCTTTCGAAAGATCTGGAAGCGAACGCCGTCGTACTCGCCTGCGGCACTTCGCGCAACGTGCCGCCCATCGAAAACATTGAAAAATTCGAGGGCCGCGGCGTGAGTTACTGCGCAATCTGCGACGGGTTTTTCTTCCGCAAAAAAAAGGTGGGCGTCATCGGCAACGCGGGATACGCCAAGAGCGAATACGGCGTTCTGAAAAATATCATCGACGACGTGACCATTCTCACCGACGGCGAACAGCCCTCGTTCGACTCCCTCCCCTTTACCGATAAAAAGATCAAATCGTTCGAAGGGGGCGAAAAACTCGAAGAAGTCGTGTTCGAAGACGGCACGCGCGAAAAGTACGACGGCGTGTTTGTCGCGTGCGGCTCGGCGGGCGCTTTCGAACTTGCCAAGAAACTGGGCCTGGAGATCGACGGCAACAAGATCGTGACCGACGACAAGCGCGCCACCAACATCCCCGGCGTATACGCGGCGGGCGACTGCGTGAAAGGCTTACAGCAGATCGCCAAAGCGGTATACGACGGAATGCTTGCAGGCACGCAGGCGATCCAATATCTGAAAAAGAATTAA
- a CDS encoding ABC transporter permease has protein sequence MVKKILSVAFCALVLVFIYAPILLLVVYSFTASKIIGQWTGFSLDLYRQLFKNAEIMGILFNTVWLALAAAVLATVLGTAGAIGIFYSKKKVSKPIEGVSQIPVINAEIVTAISLALLFSMIALYRTYFSLLIGHMVLCTPFVVLSVLPKLKQMDPNTYEAALDLGASPSRALFKIVIPQIFSGILSGFMLSITLSLDDYIVTAFTKPKTFDTISTYVYNAVRNGTNSSTPALRALSALIFVVMIAAVLVINLRASRKKEGKGL, from the coding sequence ATGGTAAAGAAAATTCTTTCCGTCGCGTTCTGCGCGCTGGTGCTCGTATTCATTTACGCCCCTATCCTTCTTTTGGTCGTGTACAGTTTCACCGCCTCGAAGATCATCGGGCAATGGACGGGCTTTTCGCTCGATTTATACCGCCAACTGTTTAAAAACGCCGAGATCATGGGCATACTGTTCAATACCGTATGGCTCGCCTTAGCGGCGGCAGTGCTCGCAACCGTTCTCGGTACGGCGGGCGCCATCGGCATCTTTTACAGCAAAAAGAAAGTTTCAAAACCCATCGAGGGCGTTTCGCAGATCCCCGTCATCAACGCCGAGATCGTGACCGCCATTTCGCTCGCGCTCCTCTTTTCCATGATCGCGCTGTACCGCACGTATTTTTCTTTGCTCATCGGGCACATGGTGCTGTGCACTCCTTTCGTGGTTTTGTCCGTTCTGCCCAAACTCAAACAGATGGATCCGAACACGTATGAGGCGGCGCTCGATCTCGGCGCCTCCCCCAGCCGCGCCCTGTTCAAAATCGTCATTCCGCAGATTTTTTCGGGCATCCTTTCGGGGTTCATGCTCTCGATTACCCTCTCGCTCGACGATTATATCGTGACGGCGTTCACAAAGCCCAAGACGTTCGACACCATCAGCACCTACGTCTATAACGCAGTGCGCAACGGCACCAACAGTTCCACGCCCGCGCTGCGCGCGCTGTCGGCGCTCATCTTCGTCGTAATGATCGCCGCCGTGCTCGTCATCAACCTGCGCGCCAGCCGCAAAAAGGAGGGCAAAGGGCTATGA
- a CDS encoding ABC transporter substrate-binding protein, producing the protein MIAKRFISLFLCFMMLAAVACFAGCSPKKGKEVLKVYNWEDYISDEDDEESGLKDLISAFEKEYGVVVEYSTFGTNENMYNELKINATGYDLVCPSDYMIMRMIKEDMVEPFSDGFQNGEYRTYASPYLQELFEKNGWSDYAAAYMWGTMGFVYNPEYVDKEDVSSWGALWMDKYANQSTIKDSVRDSYFLGLAYVAKDELDALAADFAAGKMGAEEYNAKLTEIMNRTDEDTLDAVKKQLIALKDNLYGFEVDSGKLDAASGKININFAWSGDAVTAMNEGEEGDRFLNYSIPSECSNIWFDGWVMPKGANRELAEKFINFISRPENAVCNMNFIGYSSAIAGDEVFEWVQENYGAEGADTVPYDLSYFFGENKSISVKAEDLDRQISAQYPTVEVIERCAVMQYFDDETNAAVNEMWEEVKGVPIPLWAYIVIIAIAAIAAGIALSYLYKGKSSGHKPKKGYRILKEG; encoded by the coding sequence ATGATCGCAAAACGGTTTATCAGTCTCTTTCTCTGTTTTATGATGCTCGCCGCAGTCGCCTGCTTTGCGGGGTGTTCCCCGAAAAAAGGAAAAGAAGTACTCAAAGTGTACAACTGGGAAGATTACATTTCCGACGAGGACGACGAGGAAAGCGGATTGAAAGATCTTATCTCCGCATTCGAAAAAGAGTACGGCGTCGTTGTGGAATACTCCACTTTCGGCACCAACGAAAATATGTACAACGAATTGAAGATCAACGCCACGGGCTACGATCTCGTGTGCCCTTCCGACTACATGATCATGCGCATGATCAAGGAAGACATGGTCGAACCTTTTTCCGACGGGTTTCAAAACGGCGAGTATCGCACGTACGCTTCGCCCTATCTGCAGGAACTGTTCGAAAAAAACGGTTGGTCGGATTACGCCGCCGCATATATGTGGGGCACGATGGGCTTCGTATACAATCCCGAATACGTGGACAAGGAGGACGTTTCTTCCTGGGGCGCGCTGTGGATGGACAAATACGCCAACCAGTCCACGATCAAGGACAGCGTGCGCGATTCCTATTTTCTGGGGCTCGCCTACGTTGCGAAAGACGAACTCGACGCGCTTGCCGCAGATTTTGCCGCAGGGAAGATGGGCGCGGAAGAATATAACGCGAAACTTACCGAGATCATGAACCGCACGGACGAAGACACGTTGGACGCGGTCAAAAAACAACTCATCGCACTCAAAGATAATTTATACGGATTCGAAGTGGACAGCGGCAAACTGGACGCGGCGTCGGGCAAGATCAACATCAATTTCGCATGGAGCGGCGACGCGGTCACCGCAATGAACGAAGGAGAAGAAGGCGACCGATTTTTGAATTACTCGATCCCCTCCGAATGCAGCAATATCTGGTTCGACGGCTGGGTGATGCCCAAAGGCGCGAACAGAGAACTCGCGGAAAAGTTCATCAACTTTATTTCCCGCCCCGAAAACGCCGTATGCAACATGAATTTCATCGGATATTCGAGCGCCATTGCGGGCGACGAAGTATTCGAATGGGTACAGGAAAATTACGGCGCCGAAGGCGCGGACACGGTCCCCTACGATCTGAGTTACTTTTTCGGAGAAAATAAAAGTATTTCTGTAAAAGCAGAGGACCTGGACCGCCAGATCTCCGCGCAGTACCCTACCGTTGAGGTGATCGAGCGCTGCGCCGTCATGCAATACTTCGACGACGAGACTAACGCCGCCGTCAACGAAATGTGGGAAGAAGTCAAGGGCGTGCCCATCCCCTTGTGGGCGTATATCGTGATCATCGCGATCGCGGCGATCGCCGCGGGCATCGCGCTCTCCTATCTCTATAAAGGCAAATCTTCAGGGCACAAGCCCAAGAAAGGCTACCGTATTCTCAAAGAAGGCTGA
- a CDS encoding radical SAM protein, translated as MKEYKNAPSEQNSGGEFGYIDSIYSGSGVDGKGLRVVVFFSGCNLRCPFCHNPETLFGQGTRTGVSALVQKILRYKPYLKRGGVTLSGGEPFLQKDFAIAVIRALAEHGVPVCIETNGQIADAELIAAAEYIICDVKNQENADLSAYDAFLSVCDALGARVELTNVLVPSKNDSEAALFALQKLYRSHRVSEGIRFLPFRKLCLEKYEKIKMQFPYFDVNEAEEEDILYAEKYISGI; from the coding sequence ATGAAAGAGTATAAAAACGCCCCGTCCGAGCAAAACTCGGGCGGGGAATTCGGTTATATCGATTCAATTTACAGCGGCTCGGGCGTGGACGGCAAGGGACTTCGCGTGGTCGTATTCTTTTCCGGCTGTAATCTTCGCTGTCCGTTCTGCCATAATCCCGAAACGCTTTTCGGGCAGGGAACGCGCACGGGCGTGTCAGCGCTCGTGCAGAAGATACTCCGCTATAAACCGTATCTGAAACGGGGCGGCGTTACTTTATCGGGGGGAGAGCCTTTCCTGCAAAAAGATTTTGCGATTGCCGTCATACGGGCGCTCGCGGAACACGGCGTTCCCGTATGTATCGAAACCAACGGTCAGATCGCCGATGCGGAATTGATCGCGGCTGCGGAATATATCATCTGCGACGTCAAAAATCAGGAGAATGCAGACCTTTCCGCTTATGACGCTTTTCTTTCCGTCTGCGATGCGTTGGGGGCGAGGGTAGAGTTGACTAATGTTTTAGTCCCTTCGAAAAACGATTCCGAAGCCGCGCTCTTTGCTCTTCAAAAATTATACCGTTCCCATCGCGTCAGCGAGGGGATTCGCTTTCTGCCTTTTCGGAAATTGTGTCTGGAAAAGTATGAAAAAATAAAAATGCAATTTCCTTATTTCGATGTGAATGAGGCGGAAGAAGAGGATATTTTGTATGCGGAAAAGTACATTTCAGGCATTTAA